The following proteins are co-located in the Vigna angularis cultivar LongXiaoDou No.4 chromosome 2, ASM1680809v1, whole genome shotgun sequence genome:
- the LOC128195311 gene encoding uncharacterized protein LOC128195311, producing MTKVVNGMSVPQLSENTNYDNWSLQMKVLLGSQDVWDIMEDGYNEPADDEHQIVNQIAALKKTQVKDRSNLYFLYNAMDESGFEKIANAKLAKEAWEILKVAYKGDTRVKQVRVKALRREFEHMEIDENEGVVEFITRVQKMSNQLEINGEEVPPNRVAEKILRNLTDDFESIVVTIEHTKDLSTLTVEELAGAEVLAVDGEENGDEVDVAEVIFGMIMKSKPVNRIGVTEDKEKAEEIYKNREEEDEEEMKADEISTNSVWYLDTWASNHMCGNKNFFYKLTKVEAKFMSFGDDSKVAVKGRGTIRHMQKNGRVGEIRDVYYVPELKSNILSMSQIIEKGNSIFMKNQAGAVLCVVTAVCGYFCVPAVDHCRCCGKFQWKGKTEV from the exons ATGACAAAGGTAGTCAATGGGATGAGTGTGCCACAATTGTCAGAAAATACCAATTACGATAATTGGTCTTTGCAAATGAAGGTTCTTCTTGGATCCCAAGATGTATGGGACATAATGGAGGACGGGTACAATGAACCCGCAGATGATGAGCATCAGATAGTGAACCAGATTGCTGCATTGAAAAAGACACAAGTGAAAGACAGATCGAATTTGTACTTTCTGTATAATGCAATGGATGAATCTGGATTCGAGAAAATAGCTAATGCAAAGTTAGCAAAAGAAGCATGGGAAATTCTGAAGGTGGCATACAAAGGAGATACCCGCGTGAAGCAGGTTCGAGTAAAAGCTCtcagaagagagtttgaacataTGGAGATTGATGAAAATGAGGGAGTTGTCGAGTTTATAACTCGAGTGCAAAAGATGTCCAACCAACTCGAAATAAACGGAGAAGAGGTTCCTCCTAACCGGGTTGCGGAAAAGATCTTGAGAAATTTGACggatgattttgaaagtatcgTGGTCACTATTGAACATACAAAGGATTTGTCAACTCTCACTGTGGAGGAGTTAGCTGG AGCTGAGGTCCTGGCGGTAGATGGCGAGGAGAACGGGGACGAGGTGGACGTGGCCGAGGTAATTTTCGGAATGATAATGAAGAGCAAACCGGTCAACAGAATTGGTGTGACCGAGGACAAGGAAAAGGCTGAGGAGATCT ATAAAaatagggaagaagaagatgaagaagagatgaaggCTGATGAGATTTCTACCAACTCGGTATGGTATCTAGATACTTGGGCAAGCAATCATATGTGTGGAAACAAGAACTTCTTTTATAAACTCACCAAGGTGGAGGCCAAATTTATGTCTTTTGGAGATGACTCCAAGGTGGCCGTGAAAGGGCGTGGAACAATCCGACATATGCAGAAGAATGGACGGGTTGGAGAGATTAGGGATGTTTACTATGTTCCGGAGCTGAAGAGCAATATTTTAAGCATGAGTCAGataattgaaaaaggtaattcaatttttatgaaaaatcag GCGGGTGCAGTTTTGTGTGTGGTTACTGCTGTGTGTGGTTACTTTTGTGTGCCGGCCGTGGACCATTGTCGTTGCTGTG GGAAGTTTCAATGGAAGGGAAAAACCGAAGTGtaa
- the LOC128195603 gene encoding uncharacterized protein LOC128195603: MDEGGMSEGSSTKGPKLEEDDDESSDDGTWEVGAEERLRKNNEGLRALNAKIGVLTRELIEICETPIFTVKDACGSDEEVGGGVDEAPEVGGDQEPEVGGDGNSVDDPLGADTEARGEDKTSYEDEIVSRSDEKIVFIEIDDDGDEVQPEVVPLVIPPLRNFAGDPRTTVDVDQLYRAVSIREITIYKYLV; encoded by the coding sequence ATGGATGAGGGAGGGATGAGTGAAGGATCCAGCACTAAAGGACCCAAGcttgaggaagatgatgacgaAAGCTCTGATGACGGCACATGGGAAGTAGGTGCCGAGGAGAGATTGAGGAAAAACAATGAAGGACTCAGAGCATTGAATGCCAAGATTGGAGTTCTTACTAGGGAGTTAATTGAGATTTGTGAAACTCCAATCTTTACCGTAAAAGATGCATGTGGTAGTGATGAAGAAGTTGGTGGCGGAGTTGATGAAGCACCTGAAGTTGGGGGTGACCAAGAGCCTGAAGTTGGTGGTGATGGTAATTCAGTTGATGACCCTCTAGGTGCAGATACGGAAGCAAGAGGGGAGGATAAAACCTCATATGAAGATGAGATAGTTTCAAGAAGTGatgaaaaaattgtttttattgaaatcGACGATGATGGTGATGAAGTCCAACCTGAGGTCGTCCCATTGGTTATCCCCCCATTGCGCAATTTTGCTGGGGATCCAAGGACCACTGTTGATGTAGACCAATTGTATAGAGCAGTAAGCATCAGAGAGATCACTATATACAAGTATTTGGTGTGA